A genomic region of Elaeis guineensis isolate ETL-2024a chromosome 9, EG11, whole genome shotgun sequence contains the following coding sequences:
- the LOC140851654 gene encoding protein WHAT'S THIS FACTOR 9, mitochondrial-like, translating into MLFFSRKPWQLLVRFGRTPAFSGTQRSNYVDVKMEWKKDPFFDSLDILTKGRDLRPLVSLKNIIAQEPDARIPISAVSKRGRELEIAGRVASFLRRYPAVFEEFTGPKYNLPWFRLTEEAAELDRKEREVYETRRVEIVDRLRRLILMSRERRLPLRIVQGMLWYLGLPEDFLQKPEEISKGCFQIVELEDEEQGLSAVIDRDEPVLSALQRNEIKKLNGTVESLPSAIAFPLFPSKGLRLKRKIEHWLEEFQKLPYVSPYEDFSHLDPSRNISEKRVAGVLHELLSLFVDNSAERRRLLCLRKHLGLPQKFHKLFERHPHVFYLLLKNKTCFVVLKEAYYARSTTTIEKHPMLEVRKKYVGLMNKSEAILRSQRSRKPLADDAEGGLDAAVDSESREDYDGLDEGMEENL; encoded by the coding sequence ATGCTATTTTTCAGCAGAAAGCCATGGCAACTGCTCGTCCGTTTCggaagaaccccagctttctccGGCACCCAGAGATCAAATTATGTGGATGTGAAGATGGAGTGGAAGAAGGACCCCTTCTTCGACTCCCTTGACATCCTCACAAAGGGCAGGGACCTCCGGCCACTTGTCTCCCTCAAGAACATCATTGCCCAAGAACCCGATGCCCGCATCCCCATATCTGCTGTCTCCAAGCGAGGCCGGGAGCTCGAAATCGCTGGCCGTGTTGCCAGCTTCCTCCGGCGGTACCCAGCTGTGTTCGAGGAGTTCACAGGACCCAAGTACAACCTCCCCTGGTTCAGACTGACTGAAGAAGCTGCTGAGCTTGACAGAAAGGAACGTGAAGTGTACGAGACACGGCGGGTGGAGATAGTGGATAGGCTGAGGCGGTTGATCCTGATGTCGAGAGAGAGAAGGCTTCCATTGAGAATAGTTCAGGGAATGCTGTGGTACTTAGGATTGCCTGAAGATTTTCTTCAAAAGCCCGAGGAGATTTCAAAAGGGTGCTTCCAAATCGTTGAATTGGAAGATGAGGAGCAGGGATTAAGTGCCGTAATTGATCGAGATGAGCCGGTTCTTTCTGCACTTCAGAGGAACGAAATAAAGAAGTTAAATGGGACTGTGGAGTCACTGCCATCAGCCATTGCTTTCCCTCTCTTCCCTTCGAAAGGTCTTCGCTTGAAGCGAAAGATCGAGCATTGGTTGGAGGAATTCCAGAAACTCCCCTATGTCTCCCCTTATGAAGATTTTTCGCATTTGGACCCAAGCAGGAATATTTCAGAGAAGCGGGTTGCGGGAGTTCTTCATGAACTGCTTAGCCTCTTTGTAGATAATTCTGCTGAGAGGCGGAGGCTGCTCTGCCTCAGAAAGCATTTGGGATTGCCGCAAAAGTTCCACAAGCTATTTGAACGCCACCCTCATGTGTTCTACCTCCTGTTGAAGAACAAGACCTGCTTTGTTGTCCTCAAGGAGGCTTATTATGCCAGATCAACCACCACAATTGAGAAGCACCCGATGCTTGAGGTGAGGAAGAAATATGTTGGATTGATGAATAAGTCAGAGGCTATTCTGAGAAGCCAGAGGAGCAGGAAACCTTTGGCAGACGATGCAGAGGGAGGCCTCGATGCAGCTGTAGATTCTGAGAGCAGAGAAGATTATGATGGGTTAGATGAAGGCATGGAAGAGAATTTGTGA